The following proteins come from a genomic window of Nicotiana tomentosiformis chromosome 12, ASM39032v3, whole genome shotgun sequence:
- the LOC104096150 gene encoding uncharacterized protein, which produces MEQNLPVIAKKFWNIVRVAFFMLRKSISKRKLMLDLNLIMKRGKIASKAAIQNLMFHHTHQWSNTQRRSHDKNLPFPPHNNDYEFSCSNSPVHYPNFHLPFNYFKKRNKNNCSDYGNYISTEDNVVVVNAAVMKALEMIQSETASPALPGFGRTPMVRQLRITDSPFPLRDVEENSHVDEAAEAFISKFYRNLRRQAIASPCA; this is translated from the coding sequence ATGGAACAAAATTTGCCAGTGATAGCAAAGAAATTCTGGAACATAGTAAGAGTTGCATTTTTCATGTTGAGAAAAAGCATATCAAAGAGGAAACTAATGCTAGATCTCAACTTAATAATGAAGCGTGGCAAGATTGCTAGCAAAGCTGCTATCCAAAATCTCATGTTTCATCACACACACCAATGGTCCAACACTCAACGACGGTCACACGACAAAAATTTACCCTTTCCTCCACACAACAACGACTACGAGTTCAGTTGCAGTAACAGCCCAGTTCATTACCCTAATTTTCACTTACCTTTCAACTACTTCAAAAAACGAAACAAGAACAACTGTAGCGACTATGGAAATTACATTTCAACTGAAGATAATGTTGTAGTAGTGAATGCAGCTGTAATGAAAGCATTGGAGATGATTCAGAGTGAAACGGCGTCGCCTGCTTTGCCTGGATTTGGAAGGACTCCTATGGTGAGGCAACTTAGGATCACTGATTCACCTTTTCCTCTTAGAGATGTAGAGGAAAATAGCCATGTGGATGAAGCAGCTGAGGCATTTATTTCAAAGTTCTACAGAAATTTGAGGCGTCAAGCTATAGCTTCGCCTTGTGCTTGA